Below is a window of Leuconostoc mesenteroides subsp. mesenteroides DNA.
TCAATAAATTGGACCATTTTTATTCAGTTAATTAGGCGACATTTGAGATACGACTGCGATTATAAAAATTGATATACCAACCAATGGCTGCTTGGACCTCAGTTAATGTTTGGTATGCCTTCAAATAAACTTCTTCACGCTTCAATATTGAATGAAACGCTTCCATACAGTCATTATCGTATGGATGTCCTTTGAGTGAATATGAATGTTTCAAGCCATAATTTTGACCCTTGGTATTAAATTCAGCACTCGTGTATTGTGACCCCATATCCGAATGAACTATTAGTGGCTTTTGATGATTATCTAACGCCATCTGTAAGGCACTTGTAGCTAGTTCGGCTGTCCTTGTATTGCCAATTTTATAGCCTAATACTTTTCTCTTCTCAGGATCCAAAACGGTTGCTAAATAGGCCCATCTGTGATTAGTCAACTGAATATAAGTGATATCTGTTTGCCAAATACCGCTCAAATCATGCTAGTGCCTAATCAGATTAGTTTTTTGAGAAACCGTCACAACGGTTTTGTGTTTGCGATAACGTTTTGCATGCTTGATCTAATCCTTAATTCACGCATCAATTTGAGTGTCATATACTCAGATATTTTCGGGCAGTCATTGGTTAGTTGACTATAAGTAGCAATACGACGATAGCCATAAAATTTAAAGGTTTTCCAAACGTCCAAAATATAAGGTTTTAGGCATTCTCTACGCTTTTCTTGTCGACTGAACTGCCAATGGTGCCAGTTGTAATAGGTACTAGGTCTGATTTTAAGTGGACTTAAAATACGCACAAGCGCGTAGCCTTGTGCTAAAAATTGATTAACTAGCGGCAATCCCACATTACGAACTATTTTTTGACTAGTCAAATATCCGCTCGCTGCCTGTCAGGCTATGCGTGATAAAATTTCGTTTTCTTCCTCCAAAATAGTGAGGCGCTTCTCTAGTTCCTTGACGTATTTTAAAGTCTTTGACTGACCCTTGATCAAGATTGGAGTAGCTTGTTTAACCCAAATATCCATAGAATCGTTCGACGGTCCGAATCCTTCTGCTAGTGATTTAAGTGAACGGCCTTCTTGGTGAAGTTTAACCAAGAAATCTTTGACATCTTGTGAATAACGGACTGAATAAAAATAGTCCATTTTTTAGTATATTAGCATCGGATTATGCCCTAGAAATAAAGCAGTCCTGATTTTCAGTATACGAGCATTGTAAATCTAGGTAAAATTGGTTGATTATAATAAAGTGTGAGTCTGGTATAAGCGTTTGTCCATGTTACTGAACTGATATCATATATGCATATCAATTGGAAGACGTATATTTTTGTCATCTGCCATTAATTTAATATAACTAATCTTGAATAAACAATTTTTTAATGTATTGTACTGTTCTAACAGAAATATTGAAAGCTTCTGCTGTAGATTTTATTGTGTGCGTTTGAGAATACTCAAAGATAGCTGTGTTTCGGCTATCTTTTTTTCTTTTGGGTCTACCTTCTTTATAGTTGGGATTGTGTTGCCTTGCAAATATCTTACCAGCCTGCGTACGTTCGATAATCATGTCGCGTTCCATTTCCGCAACCGAAAGTAATGTTCTTACAATCATGCGACCCATTGGGGTATTGTCAATTGTTCCTAAGTTTAGAACTTTAATCACAATTTTTTGTTTCAGAAGATCATCAATTAAATTTAATGCTTCACGTGTATTTCGAGCAAAGCGATCTAACTTGGTGACGATCAATGTGTCATTAGGTTCAATTAGATTGACAAGTTTTTTAAACTGTGGTCGTGATGTAGTTGTACCTGAATATTTTTCACTGAAAATCATTTCAGCCCCGGCATTTTTCAAAGTCTCTTTTTGTTCATATAAAGATTGTCCAGCTGTTGAAACCCGTGCATAACCATAAACTGTCATTTTATACCTCTTTAAAATTGCATAACTAAGTTGCAGTATATAAAGCCAAGTATAGCATGACTTTGAAAAAGCGCAAAATACTTAAAAGTTTATTGCACTAATAACTGTAAAGCTGTCATATTTTTTTGTGAAGATTAGGTTATGATATAATTTTATTTGCAAGCAAGTTAAGGAGTGGTGGAATCTGATAGTTGGGGGTGATGCTTATTGTTGAAACTCAAGGCTACCTGAAAGGATAACACCAAATGGTCTGTTAGACCGCGGTAATTGTGTTGATCACATTTCTGGTTGTTTTAGCTACGAAAGTAGTCGAACTACTAAAAGAAATTAAAAAGTCTAAAAAATAGGTAAACAAAAACCCCTTAACTTTGGCCGGTTCTAGGGGTTTTCGTGAAATGACTATTTTAGTTTATTAACAAAATAACAACTACCAACGCTGAAGCACGCTTGTGACTTAAAAGGTCATGTACCTAACATGGGTCTTTTTGTTTATATTTATACTATACCACTTTCACTGTTTTTGCCAATTATTTCTATTTCATAGATCATTTTGCTTGTTTTTATTTAGCATTTTTAAACTAATTTTCAGGTGTGTTGTTTAATAATCCATTAATACTAAATGGGGTTAGTAATGAAATGGTCGTACTAAGCGATACTTCATCGGGTGTATGGCGTTCTTGATATATTAAGTATACGAAATTCGGAATCTTATTTGATATTGTTGACTCAACGTATATACGTTGCTTAAGGGCGGTATTGTCATCAGAAAGCGTTATATTTGCAATTTTTGGTGCTAAGTTATTTTCAATGTTATCTATTTTGTAGCCATTTTCCGCAAGAATCATTTTTAAAAAAAAACGAATTCCTTACTTGCAATGCAGTCTTTGTTTGATAGGTTTGAATAACATTTTGTGTTTTCAAATTGTACTGAACTGATCATAATTATCTCTTTTCTATTTTCATGTAGTATCCCAATTTAGGTTGGTATAACGTGCATTTTAGATACATGATGATATCAGTAAATTATTTTCCACATCTGTAATTTTTACTTTTGAAGAGACACTATAAAATATAAATATTTGATTTTTATACTTTTTAAAGTGTTAACAAGTATTGTTTAGGAGAAAACATGAAATATTTAAAAGATAGTACCCTGCTGACTAGTTGTCTTGTAGTATTTTTTGGTGGGTCATTAGGTAGCTTGTTCAGGCTACTAATTACCGAAATTCCACATATTGGGAGTAGTCCTTGGGTTATAGTAGTCATCAATGTTTTAGGATCATTCTTCCTTGCTTATATCGGAGCAGTCATTCCTGACAGCTATGACTATTCTTTAATTTTAAAAAATTTTATAGGGACGGGTATCATGGGTGGCTTTACAACATTCAGCACATTTATACTTCAAATTAATCAATTAGGTAGAGAAAATTTTTTAATTAGTATTATTTATACATTAATTAGTTTTATACTGGCTTACATTGCAGTTGTTTTTGGGAAAAATGTAGGAAAAAATCGGAGATTAAATCAGTGAATTTTTTTAACTTTTATTTGTATTTCTGTTTAGCTGCTGGGCTAGGTGCTGTTATTCGATATCTAGTTATAAGTTTTATGCCAAGGATTACAAATTTTTTCACAGGTGTTTTTTATGTTAATATTATTGGTGCTTTTTTGATGGGTGTATTATCAGTTAATATGAACAGCAACGTCTGGCATATTATTATTGGAACGGGTTTTATTGGCGGCTTGACGACATTCAGCACCATGATGACACAGGGAGAGCAGTTTAATAGTTTTAAACGGAGTATGGTATATTTTGCATTGACATTAGTCTTAGGAATTTTTTTATTTATTGTAGCTATACACATACACGTTTAACGAAATACTTTGAATGTGAAACACGCAGTTTTAAATGTCTTTGATGTTTTGTTAATACATACACAAAACGAATTCGCTTGATTCTGTTTTAATCAAAGAATGAGAATATATAAAGAAAATCGTTAAATTTTCCTGTATTTGGAATCAACCCCCTTTTTGTTGTAAACTGATTTTATGTTTAAAAAAAGAATTAGACTCAATACATCAAAGCTGTCAGTAGTATTATATGGCACACTTATAGGTTTTTTAACAGGAATAGTTGTTAGTGTCTTCCGCTGGACAATTGAAAAATTGCTTCAATTTGTGCAAACGCTGTATCTCGATATTTCACATGGCAATATAGCGTTAATATTTTTAGTGATAACTGCTAATTTAATTTGTTTTTTAATTGTTTCATGGATGTTAAACAAAGAACCTAATATATCCGGTTCCGGCATTCCACAGGTTGAAGGTCTATTATTGGGTGAACTAAAAATAAACTGGTGGTCGACATTGTGGCGGAAATTTATATCAGGAATTTTGGCTATTGGTAGTGGTTTAATGCTGGGGCGGGAAGGTCCTTCAATTCAACTGGGTGCATCAATTGGTCAGGGTGTGGCATCATATAAACGTCTTAGTCATAATCAATCGAAAGGGCTTATAGCCAGTGGTGCCGCTGCAGGTTTATCATCTGCATTTAATGCACCTTTAGCCGGCGTTATGTTTGTATTGGAGGAAGTCTATCACAGTATTTCTCCCTTTGTCTGGGTTGGTGCATTGACAGGCGCAAGCGTTTCGGATTTTGTCTCTACGGTTTTGTTTGGCCAAACACCAGTTTTATCTATTGGACACTTAAGCGTTTTCCCGGTACAGTTATATGGTTTATTGTTGGTATTTGGTATTATATTAGGCTTATTTGGCTTTTTATATCAAAAATTTTTACTATTCAGCTTAAATTGTTACAGTAAAATTAGGGTTCCTAAATATTTATACGGTATCGTGCCGTTTATCTTGGTGATACCGATTGGAATTTTATGGCCAAATCTTTTAGGTGGGGGAAATAATTTAATTTTATCACTGAAAGAAGCACCTATGACAATGAAAATGATCATCGTAATTTTGTTAATTCGATTTGTTTTCTCAATGATTAGTTACGGTTCCGGTCTGCCAGGGGGAATATTTTTACCTATTTTGACTCTAGGTGCACTAAGTGGCGCATTGATGGCTCATATATTTGTCTATTTACATCTCATGAGTGCAAATTATGCTTTAAACTTTATTGTGATCGGTATGGCAGGTTATTTCGCATGTATTGGTAAGGCACCATTTACTGCAATTATTCTTATCTTTGAGATGGTTGGGAGTGTGACCCACATTTTACCTTTAGCACTTGTAAGTTTAGTAGCCTACTTAGTAGTTGATCTATTAAATGGTGCACCAATATATGAATCTTTATTAGAACGTTTGTTGAAAAGAAAACCAGCGCATTTAGCGACGTCCTCCATGATAACTATGGAAGTCACTGTTCTTGCTGGTGGTATGCTAGAAGATCAACAAATAAGAGACTTACAACTGGAATCAAATAGTTTGATTACACTGGTCAGAAGATCTGAAAATGTACTGATTCCCAAAGGAGACTTAGTATTACGTGCTGGTGATATTATTTATATTAGAATGAACCAAAAAGATGCAAAAATTACTAGAAATCAACTATCACTTAACAACTAAATAAATTTCAAAAACACGATTTTAGAGTTTTTGCGTCGAAAAGATAAATTCGTTATCAATTAAATTACAATTACAGAAATAATTACCAGGAGATTCTTTTTTACAAATAATTGGAACCAGCTTTAGTTTCAAATTCAATTGAGATAACATCACTTTATCGTAATTTAGAGTGTTTTGATTGAGTGAGCACATCGTAATAGTGAAATTATATTCAACATAATTGTATCAAAATAAAAATTTGCCTAAGAAGAGATGGAGTATGATGATATAAAAATTAGTTTTGTACTAACCATCAGCTTTTTTTGGTGTAAGTTCTTTGTTTAAACAATTTCTATATATTCCTTTTTTGCTAATAAAAAATCATATTTTTTTAATTAGAGACAGAAAATGTCTTTTTAAAAATTATATCGTAGGATCAGGACAATAATATATAGCGAAATTTGATTTGAATAATAAAACTATGGTATATTTAACTTAATTTAATTTAAACGGTTGGGCGCAAGCTTCAAGAATTGTTAGTCGGGGAACTAGCATTTTTTGGAGCTTTTTAAATATTAGGAGAAATAATGGAATATCTATTAATCATGTTCTTAGTCATAGTTACTATTTTTCTGGGAAAGGTAGGCACCTGGTTTGGTTTTTCTGAAGTTGTTGGGCAACTATTTTCAGGTATCATTTTAGGATCCAGCATATTTAATATAGTACAGTCAAGTAATTTAATCCACTTGATAGCTGAGATAGGTATTTTTTTACTGATGTTAAATTCGGGACTAGAGTCGGATTTAAAGGAAATGAAAAGATACATTAAAGCATCGTCACTCATTGCAGTTATGGGGGTACTACTACCCTTAATTACTTTCCCGATTGCATTTTTATTGCTTGGATATAATATACAGACTTCCATATTTGCCGGTGTTGTGTTCTCTGCAACTTCAATCTCTATAACGTTAGCTGTACTATCGGAACAAAAAAAATTAGCCACTGCAATAGGAGCAATCATACTTTCGGCGGCTGTAATAGATGACATAATTGCTTTGTTTGCGGTGACTTTATTTTCTGTTTTAGTAGGTGGAGGTGCACTGGGGATAAACAGTATTTTACCATTACTCGCTTTTGCGTTAGGTATACTACTCAGGAAGTATAATTTTTCTGATAAAATTGGTGTTATCAGTACGAAAATGGGTAATTCTTTCTTTTACCCTGTATTTTTCGGGTCCATCGGTCTTGAAATCGTAATCCAGGGACTGGGAGATAAGATAACAGCTATTATAATTTTTAGTATTTTAGCTATTGTCACAAAATTTGTTGGCTCGTTATGGGGAGCAAAAATTTCTGGTCTAGATACCAGAGTTTCAAGTGCAATTGGGGCAGGCATGATTTCTAGAGGTGAGATGGCCCTTGTGATTATTCAAATAGGTATATCATCACATATTATTGATGATTATACTTCAGCGGAGTTTATTGTTGCTGTCATCGTTTCAACAATAGTAGCTCCGATAATCATGAAACCACTGTTCAAAAAGATTTGATATTACAATTATAAAAGTTGCTATATTAGCAGATGGCTGATTGGTTTCTGTCAGGTTATGCGTTATAAAATTTCATTTTGCTACTTAAATAGGGTTCCAAGCCAATAAGTGAAGGCCATTGTGAGCACTCCTGTGAATATGTTGCGCAAAATAGCTGGAATTATTGGTGCTCGTCCCGCCCAAGCGCTTAGCCAACCAGTTAAAAAAAGTGCCCAAAGCGTTGCCAAAATTGTTCCTATAACTTTCAGATTGTCGGGTAGTAATATCACGGATAGTAATGGCCAGATACCACTGCTCTTATACTAAAAAAATGGACTATTTTTATTCAGTCCGTAAAATGAAAGTATAGGAGTATTTTTATGTCAATTCGTTATTCACAAGATTTCAAAGACTCATTGGTTAAACTTCACCAAGAAGGCCGTTCACTTAAATCATTAGCAGAAGAATTTGGTCCGTCGAAAGATTCTATTGCTATTTGGCTTAAACAAGCTACCCCAATCATGATCAAGGGTCAGTCAAAGACTTTAAAAGACGTCAAGCAACTAGAGAAGCGCCTCGCTATTTTGGAGGAAGAAAACGAAATTTTATCACACATAGCCTGACAGGCATTGAGCGGCCATCTTACTAGCCAAAAAATAGTCCGTAATGTGGTATTGCCGCTCGTTAACCAATTTTTAGCACAAGGCTACGCGCTTGTGCGTATTTTAAGTGCACTTAAAATCAAACCTAGTACCTATTACAACTGGCGCCATTGGCAGCCCAGTCGACAAGAAAAGCGTAGAGAATCTCTAAAACCTTATATTTTAGACGTTTGGAAAACCTTTAAATTTTATGGTTATCGCCGTATTGCTGCTTATAGTCAACAAACCGACGGTCCGAAAGTATCTGGGTATATGACACTCAAATTGATGCGTGAATTAGGGATTAAATCCCGCATGCAAAAACGTTATCGCAAGCCAAAAACTGTGGTGACTGTTGATCAAAAGCCCAATTTGATTAGACACTTGCATGATTTGAGCGGTGTTTGGCAAACAGATATCACTTATATTCAGTTGACTAATCACAGATGGGTCTATTTAGCGACCGTTTTGGATCCTGAGAAGAGAAAAGTATTGGGCTATAAAATTGGCGATACAATGACAGCCGAGCTAGCCACAAGTGCCTTACAGATGGCTTTAGATAAGCATCGAAAGCCATTAATTATTCATTCAGATATGGGGTCACATACACGAGTGCTGAATTTAATATTAAATGTCAAAATTATGGCTTGAAACATTCATATTCACTCAAAGGACATCCATACGATAATGGCCGTATGGAAGCATTTCATTCAATATTGAAACGTGAAGAGGTGTATTTGAAGGCATACGAAACATTAACGCAAGTCCAAGCAGCCATTGGTTGGTATATCAATTTTTATAATCGCAATCGTATCTCAAATGTTGCCTAAGTAACTGAATAAAAATAGTCCAATTTATTGACTTCTGAGCAATCAGGTTGATGTTCCAATTTGGAATATTATTAATTGCCCTGTTGGCATATCTAGACAAAAAAAAATAACTGCTTAACTTTGGTGAGTCGCAGTTACTTTTTTAAAGTTTAATCTGTGATAGTCACTATTTGATATAGTAACGTTGTAGAGTCACGTGTTAGAGCACGTGGCTTTTTCTATACTTAAATTGTATAACAACATGTGTGCTTAATGCAACAATTGAAAATATTAATTATATTATTTAATTACTAAACTCTATATCATCTGTACCATCGCTAGTAGCGATAATTGTTCCATTAGGTAATTGGACATTGATTGCAGGATTATTCATATCGAAAACCACAGCTTGTCTGTTTGCAATAGTTTCAAGTATGTCCATTGCGTCACGTAAATCGGAATTAGAATAGTTAGCCCAGTCATCATACCCAACGTAAGTTAATGTGTTAGTGCTCTTATCATAGGTTGCATATTGAGCAGTGCCTTTTAATAATGAATTTACTTTATCCTCATAGTCTTTTGAGTTATCAGTACTTGAAGAGCTACTAGATTCAATTTCATCAGAACTTGATGATTCATCGTCGCTAAAGCTTTCAGAACTATCTTCCTCTGAACTAGAAGACTGTTTATGGCTGACCGAAGAAGATGACTCTGATTCTGAATTGCCAGAATTATCACTAAAAATTGATAATCCAATAACGGCAACAATAATTACGGCGCAGATTATAAAAGGCAATGGATGTTTTTGTATAAAGTCTTGTTTCTTTGGTGGGCGTCTCATGAAATTATGTTTCTCTCTATTAATCTATTGTTATATCCACATCTAAATATATACCAATAATTAAAATATGCAAGTTTACATAAGGGCGGTTATCGGCACTAGCCGGTACGACGCCGTTTATAAGCCGTCACTTGTGAATTTCAAAAATTCGCCTTGTGAAGGCTTATTTGTTGCACGATACAACTTGTGAAATCCGGCTGGTTCACAATCTATACCACCTGTTTTCTCTCACCGGCAGGGCTCGGCCCTGTTCCACCTACAAAAACACCCAGAAATCACGCCGTTTTAAGCTGAAATCCGGGTTTTGAAAAATTTTCGGAGTCCGGCAACTCTCGGTACCGAAAAAACCTGTCCATAATCTTGACATCAGCGCCCCCCATAAAAGACTCTAACGTCTTAAAAATGTTGCTTTTTAAAACTATACAGTAAAAAAAAACGGATACCAAGTATAAAATTAGGTATTTGTTTTTTGTGAGCTACATAAATTCACAAAAATCGTACCTCTCTCGAATAACGAGATACTTTTTTAGTTAAAATGCTTGATAATTGGCTATAGTTTTATTCATACTAATAGAAAAAGAAAATACGGAGGTATGTTATGACCTTTTCAAAGAGTTTAAAAGAATTACGTTTGCTACATGAGTTATCACAGACACAATTAGCTAGAAAATTAAATGTTTCCCCTAAAACTATTTCAAACTGGGAAAATGAAAGAAATTTACCGGATATTGAATTGATTATTAAAATATCTAAAGTCTTAGACGTAACACTGGATGAACTAATTACTGGTAATATTCAGTTAGAGAATAAACTAATCAAAGATAGTCATAAAGTTTTTCGTGATAATGTAATGTCTATCGTGGTGAGTTTATATTCGATGTTAACCGGTATGTTAGCAATGGTGTGGTTTTTAAATATTCAACCCCCACTTCGTACCATTGTTTTTTCAACTTGGTTATTTGTTGGCTTCATTTTTGGATATATGATAGAGCCTACTGATAATAAAAATCCTTTTGATTCTATATCGCCAATAATTCGATATAGCTTCATAGCACTGTTCATTGTTTTAGGCTTATCAATAATAATTGGCTCTTCTTGGTTGATCGTAAACTATCCACAAAAAATTATTTACTTCGTTACTATGATAGTTGGAGTTGTCATAATAATTATGACTAAACCCATTTGGCCCACAAAAAATAGAAATGCTGAATAATTCAGAAATGATTGAGTTAAGGGGCTATAACTATCAATTGTCTCTGTTAAATACTATAAAAAAAGCCTCTAACAAATCAACTTGGCTTGTTAGAGGCTTTTTTTATTTAGATAATATAATAGCCCTTGAAATGTAAGGCTAAATTGAATGGCTAAGCGTTGCTATATAGAGGCGCATAAATACTTTGTTTCTCAATTTTGGCTAGGCATGTTATAATGAATACAGAAAAAGGAAGCCTTGCGCTAACAAGACTTCCCATTATAGAGCCGTATAAGACGGTGGCAAACTTAAAACGATTAAATAACCGCTAGCTTGGCAGAGCTAAGGCGGTTATTTTTTTTGTTGGTTTTTAATCAACTCAACAACTAATGCTAGTAAGGTAACTATGAAAGTACCAAACATTAGCATAAGCTGTAAAGCGTCCGATACGGACACTTGGGCTACTCCTTTCCTAGAATGTGAGTTTATAGTTTTTACACCATAAGCACCACCCCCCTTAAGGAAATAGCCACCGCCTTAACTTCTCTACTTGAACTATTATACAGGATAAAGCGTGATTTACCTATTGATGATTAATGCTCTAATATCCTGAACGGCTAGTTTTCTATTTTCAATATAAATATAATTATCCGACATGTTTTCAATGAACCCAGATATATTTTTTTTTGGTTTCATGATTGAAGTTAGTTTCATCTAATTGAATAGTCACAGTATAATAATTTGCTAATGCGTGCATTGCATTATGAAATATTTTATCCGTAGTCATTTTGGGTAACTTTTTTTCACTATATACATTTTCCTTAATGCAGAAGTATGGTCGCTTAAAAAGAAGCCACGCCACTTTTTAATGCCCCTATCTCTATAATCATACTGAAAGTAATTATTGATTAAAGCGCTAAAATCTTGATCCATTTCATTTCTCATTTCAAATTTTTTATTCCTCAATTATACGAACGTTAGTTCCCTTATGCAAGCGGCTCGATTTTAAACTTTTGTTATATTATATATGTAGTTCAAAAATATAGACTAAAAGGAAAATTTTGTTATGCTTAAAATACTAAGTGAATCCATATACCAAATTTACAAGTTTACATCAGGGATAGTATCATGGGGATTAATTAATATACCTGTTAGCTGGTTATCTTTTTTTATAGCCATCATAGGTTTGGCTAGGAATAATCATAATAAATTACGACAAAGATTTGATTATTCATCAGTAACCCACCCATGTAATACAGTTATTACTGTTTACAACGACAGTTTAGTAACAGAAACTTCACGATTTAATGGAATAATAGTCACTGCAAAAAAGCCAAACTTACTACGGAAAAAAGTAATTAAATGGAATTTGAAAAATAAAAAATTTGGACATAATAAACAGCTTTTATTCCCTTTTCATCAAATGGTAAATATTCAGAATAACGAAGAAATAAAACAATCTGATTTTTTTGCTGTTAAGAGCCATGAAATGAGAGAAATTATAATCAATAAAAAAAATTTTTTAAATTCAATAAAAAATAAGCTATACAGTAATATTAAGGCACTTACAAAGTTTACTAATAAGAAAGCATTTTATGTATATTTTGTTTATGAAACGGTTACTGGTAAAACAAGAATGTTTGCTGTTAAAATTATTTTTGATGACCCTATTGGTCAGGATCTAAATATTGACGATTGTAATAAAGTGCTACAAGCTAAATTAAAGTACAATAACTAACAAGTTAAGGGTAAAATACAACTAATATTTAAAAAAAGGGATAGCATTAATAGATGGATTACACTGAATTCTACAAACATGTTAAAAACGAATTGAAAGTTACCGGAACAGATAACCAGTTTCATCTGTATTATGATGAAACAAATAACTTTAGATCTTTTAAAGTAGACGATAAAGGTTTTAATGCTGACGAACATGCCTATTTCATACTTGGAGGAATTGGCATAAAAACCGACTCGCATGACATTGTTGAAGGTGTTGATAGCCTCTTCTCAAAATTTGGTATGCAAGCAAATGCTCAAGAAATAAAGTTTAAGCATATCAAGAATGGTGCCAATAATTTTATTGAGTTAATGGATAAAAAAAGAGTAAAAGTTTTTTTGAATTGGCTTTATGAAAATGACAATGTTTTTATCCACTATAATTATGTAGATAATTTTTATTTCTCTATTGTTGACTCTTTACCCAATTCAATGCTTCTCGGCATAGAATTTAATCGTGACCTAAAAGATTGTTTGTATCAAATTATGAAAACTGATAAAGAATATTTTACAAACCTTTTCGTTTTATTAGGCTATCCAAATGTTAACAACCCTAAATTACTAATAAATAAAATTATAGAAAAGATAAATGAAATTACCCCATACGGAGATGATTTTTGTTTAGAGTATTTACGACAGATCTTAAAATCAGCAATTAGGTCCAAACTTCCTCTTTTAGAAAATAATGTCGAGGGTGAATTGATAGATAACTACTCTGATCTATACGCACAGAGTATTTATTCTTTTCCAAATTCTCATCACAAATTTGATCATGAATATAATATTGAGCCATTTTTAGCGAATAACCCTATTTATGTAAATGACAAACTAGTAGACTATATTTTTGATGATTCTAAACATTCTCGATTATTACAATTATCTGATTTAACAGTTGGCATTTTAAGACATTGGATGAGTTTCCTTGAAAAAAATTCGGAATCGAAAATTTCAGATATTTTAAACAGTTTATCTAGCAATCAAGAAACAAACATTCGAAAATTACAACAAGTTATGAACAATTCACTATCTGAAAGTCAGGGTTTCAAAATTGGTTCTGGGAGTAATACGTTTGAAAATAAAGTTTCCGATTTCTTAACTTATAAATTTTAACTAGAATAATTCAGATACTCGCTTATTACTGACTATAAAAGATCCAGAACATATCAACTTAAGGACGGTAAGAAATTATATTAAATTTAATTTGCGATACAAGATAATGTGCATTAAAAGGTGACATATCTTAACAATTGTGTCGCTTTTTTTTTGTGCCTTATAATTAAAGGTGTTAAAATAAGTCATAACTTACCACCATAAAGCAGTCCAATTAATTTATTGACTTCTAAGTAAAATACCAGGAGTTTTGCTATGAGTTAACTATGATCCTAGGTGGTCACTAAAACATTCCTTAATTCAGGGTCTATAATTATAATAATGGCACTTTAAAGCGCCACAAAGTACATAGAAGACCTTGATACTTATACACCTATGTTGATGGAAGCATTGCATTTAAGTTTATGGTGTATCATGTTGTTATACAAATTAAAATTATAGGTGGTTTAGAATGAAAAAAATTTATTTTTTATGTACAGGAAATTCTTGTCGCAGTCAAATGGCTGAAGGATATGCAAAAAAAATATTGCCGGCAAATGAGTTTCAAATCGAGAGTG
It encodes the following:
- a CDS encoding putative holin-like toxin yields the protein MNSHSRKGVAQVSVSDALQLMLMFGTFIVTLLALVVELIKNQQKK
- a CDS encoding DDE-type integrase/transposase/recombinase: MSGHLTSQKIVRNVVLPLVNQFLAQGYALVRILSALKIKPSTYYNWRHWQPSRQEKRRESLKPYILDVWKTFKFYGYRRIAAYSQQTDGPKVSGYMTLKLMRELGIKSRMQKRYRKPKTVVTVDQKPNLIRHLHDLSGVWQTDITYIQLTNHRWVYLATVLDPEKRKVLGYKIGDTMTAELATSALQMALDKHRKPLIIHSDMGSHTRVLNLILNVKIMA
- a CDS encoding helix-turn-helix domain-containing protein; this translates as MTFSKSLKELRLLHELSQTQLARKLNVSPKTISNWENERNLPDIELIIKISKVLDVTLDELITGNIQLENKLIKDSHKVFRDNVMSIVVSLYSMLTGMLAMVWFLNIQPPLRTIVFSTWLFVGFIFGYMIEPTDNKNPFDSISPIIRYSFIALFIVLGLSIIIGSSWLIVNYPQKIIYFVTMIVGVVIIIMTKPIWPTKNRNAE
- a CDS encoding transposase; translated protein: MNYSFRYGVTYTSAEFNIKCQNYGLKHSYSLKGHPYDNGRMEAFHSILKREEVYLKAYETLTQVQAAIGWYINFYNRNRISNVA